The Anopheles coluzzii chromosome 2, AcolN3, whole genome shotgun sequence genome window below encodes:
- the LOC120952918 gene encoding glucose dehydrogenase [FAD, quinone]-like has product MVRRTVGTRLPVLMAFLLTASPPTDAQQFPVFETLFDEVSLLVRTGPNASVPIPEAKRIRDEYDFVVIGAGSGGSVMANRLSEVRDWSVLLLEVGKEENLISNVPLTAGLTTATGYSWGYRSDPMRNACRGLEQGVCYWPKGRGLGGTSLINFLLYGRGHQRDYDDWERAGNYGWGYRDVRRYFEKAEQIKGQPYNPHGYLHIEESSFETPMLGRYIEAGKRFGYRHIDPNDPVQLGFYKAQATMVNGERCSAARAYLKPVADRPNLDISTRSWATRILIDPVTKTAFGVEFTKNKRLHTVRVRKEVILAAGAIASPQLLMLSGVGPREHLQQLDIPVVKDLRVGYNLQDHQTLSGLVFTVNQPVTIRERDMRRPAPLLSYLFARRGPFTVPGGAEGIAFVKTNNSRSPEDYPDVELVLGTGAVNNDESGSLRHTFGMTREFYDRSFGSARGQHAFGIAPVLMRPKSRGRVWLKSRNPFHWPHMEGNFFDHPDDLATMVEGIKLAVRIGESDSFASYGARLLGTPFYGCEAHPFRSDDYWRCCLRQVGASIQHQSGTCKMGPASDPDAVVDPELRVHGVGGLRVVDASIFPVIPAAHTNGVVIMVGEKAADMVKDYWNNHIP; this is encoded by the exons ATGGTACGACGAACGGTTGGCACGCGCCTGCCAGTGCTGATGGCGTTTTTGCTGACGGCTTCTCCTCCCACCGACGCGCAACAGTTCCCCGTCTTCGAGACGCTGTTCGATGAGGTGAGCTTGCTGGTGCGCACCGGCCCGAACGCTTCCGTGCCAATACCGGAGGCGAAGCGGATCCGCGACGAGTACGATTTCGTCGTGATTGGGGCCGGCTCGGGCGGTTCGGTGATGGCCAACCGGTTAAGCGAAGTGCGCGACTGGAGCGTCCTGCTGCTCGAGGTGGGCAAGGAGGAGAACCTGATCTCGAACGTTCCCCTCACCGCTGGACTCACAACGGCCACGG GTTACAGCTGGGGCTACCGGTCCGATCCGATGCGCAATGCTTGCCGAGGGCTAGAGCAGGGCGTCTGTTACTGGCCGAAAGGGCGTGGGTTAGGTGGGACGAGCCTCATAAACTTCCTGCTGTACGGTCGCGGTCACCAGCGCGACTACGACGATTGGGAGCGGGCGGGCAACTACGGCTGGGGCTACCGGGACGTCCGGAGGTACTTCGAGAAGGCGGAGCAGATCAAGGGCCAGCCGTACAACCCGCACGGCTATCTGCACATCGAGGAAAGCTCGTTCGAAACGCCAATGCTGGGCAGGTACATCGAGGCCGGCAAGCGGTTCGGCTACCGGCACATCGATCCGAACGATCCGGTCCAGCTCGGGTTCTACAAGGCGCAGGCCACGATGGTGAACGGAGAGCGATGCAGTGCGGCCCGGGCCTACCTCAAACCGGTCGCTGATCGGCCCAACCTGGACATATCGACCCGCTCCTGGGCCACCCGGATTTTGATCGATCCCGTCACGAAAACGGCATTCGGCGTGGAGTTCACCAAGAACAAGCGCCTGCACACGGTGCGCGTGCGCAAGGAAGTGATACTGGCGGCGGGCGCGATCGCTTCGCCCcagctgctgatgctgtcCGGCGTGGGGCCGCGGGAACATCTGCAGCAGCTCGACATACCCGTCGTGAAGGATCTGCGCGTCGGGTACAATCTGCAGGACCACCAGACACTGTCCGGGCTGGTGTTCACCGTCAACCAGCCGGTAACGATACGGGAGCGGGACATGCGCCGACCGGCCCCCCTCCTGAGCTATCTGTTCGCCCGCCGCGGTCCATTCACCGTGCCGGGCGGAGCCGAAGGTATCGCGTTCGTGAAGACGAACAACTCGCGCTCCCCCGAGGACTACCCGGACGTGGAGCTGGTGCTCGGGACGGGTGCGGTCAACAACGATGAGTCCGGTTCGCTCCGGCACACGTTCGGGATGACGCGCGAATTCTACGACCGCTCGTTTGGGTCGGCCCGGGGACAGCACGCGTTCGGCATTGCGCCGGTACTGATGCGGCCGAAAAGTCGGGGCCGGGTGTGGCTGAAGAGCCGCAACCCGTTCCACTGGCCCCACATGGAGGGGAACTTTTTCGACCATCCGGACGATCTGGCGACGATGGTGGAGGGCATTAAGCTGGCGGTGCGCATTGGCGAGTCGGACAGCTTCGCCTCGTACGGTGCGCGGCTGCTTGGGACACCGTTCTATGGGTGTGAGGCGCATCCGTTCCGGTCGGACGACTACTGGCGCTGCTGCTTGCGGCAGGTCGGTGCCAGCATTCAGCACCAGTCCGGTACGTGCAAGATGGGCCCGGCCAGCGATCCGGACGCGGTCGTCGATCCGGAACTGCGCGTGCACGGCGTCGGCGGGTTGCGCGTGGTGGACGCCTCCATCTTCCCGGTCATACCGGCGGCCCACACTAACGGGGTTGTCATCATGGTGGGCGAGAAGGCGGCCGACATGGTGAAGGACTACTGGAACAATCACATACCgtga
- the LOC120950181 gene encoding location of vulva defective 1 isoform X1 yields MPLSVTTKAPSAGEKTCSGVDRLLAEPPSPADSRTESPAPPLSPGPNSGQPPPLEQPLQTQAAPGVGGILSTVSNFSVINYVGKIQKQSSYKSSTGRCRTPYDSSSSYRTGSGVVCRITEPPMDDTTNSSTFSSLEYGCSSGGGGSSSSSSSTTSSNHSTGIGCDTSPECSDQLDSIDTTEDGSTSGPRLRSRRSMSVSSSGCSSSMDDRNFDFSPLGSIISCRCNSYSMSDFDDDGFREDSSVSSAHGGGALSGSRSYQSHHPLHHHHQNVPHHPRNHKGLFDIALKTVKLIRRNQELQVRLAQLQEETSAFIDSVMANPENESLRSHFYSSKRVPTLPLTVQK; encoded by the exons ATGCCACTGTCCGTGACGACGAAAGCACCGTCCGCCGGTGAGAAGACGTGTAGTGGAGTCGACCGGTTGCTAGCGGAACCACCATCGCCAGCGGATTCGCGGACGGAATCGCCGGCCCCGCCACTGTCACCCGGTCCGAACTCGGGCCAACCACCGCCGCTAGAACAGCCACTGCAAACCCAGGCCGCCCCAGGTGTGGGTGGCATACTTTCGACCGTGTCTAACTTCTCCGTGATAAACTATG TCGGTAAAATTCAAAAGCAATCATCCTACAAATCATCCACCGGTCGGTGCCGAACGCCCTACGATAGTTCTAGCAGCTATCGGACCGGTTCGGGGGTGGTTTGTCGCATCACGGAACCGCCGATGGACGATACGACCAACTCGTCCACCTTTTCCTCGCTGGAGTACGGTTGCAGtagtggcggcggtggcagcagcagcagcagcagcagcacgaccaGCAGCAACCACAGCACAGGGATCGGCTGTGACACCAGCCCCGAATGCAGCGACCAGCTGGACAGCATCGACACGACGGAGGACGGCAGCACGTCCGGGCCACGGTTGCGCAGCCGCCGGTCGATGAGCGTTTCGTCGAGCGGATGTTCCAGCTCGATGGACGATCGCAACTTTGACTTTTCACCCCTGGGAAGCATCATCAGCTGTCG GTGCAACTCGTACAGCATGTCCGActtcgatgatgatggtttccGCGAGGACAGTAGCGTATCGTCGGCGCACGGTGGCGGTGCCCTTTCCGGCTCCCGATCGTACCAGTCGCATCATCCGctgcatcaccaccaccagaacGTACCGCACCATCCGCGCAATCACAAGGGGCTGTTTGATATCGCGCTGAAAACGGTCAAGCTGATCCGGCGCAACCAGGAGCTGCAGGTGCGGCTGGCCCAGCTGCAGGAGGAAACGAGCGCGTTCATCGACTCGGTCATGGCGAATCCGGAGAACGAATCGCTGCGGTCCCATTTCTACAGCAGTAAACGCGTCCCGACGCTACCGCTGACGGTGCAGAAGTGA
- the LOC120950181 gene encoding putative protein TPRXL isoform X2 — protein MECLLATLLPAPNPNMASCHVLVIELGKIQKQSSYKSSTGRCRTPYDSSSSYRTGSGVVCRITEPPMDDTTNSSTFSSLEYGCSSGGGGSSSSSSSTTSSNHSTGIGCDTSPECSDQLDSIDTTEDGSTSGPRLRSRRSMSVSSSGCSSSMDDRNFDFSPLGSIISCRCNSYSMSDFDDDGFREDSSVSSAHGGGALSGSRSYQSHHPLHHHHQNVPHHPRNHKGLFDIALKTVKLIRRNQELQVRLAQLQEETSAFIDSVMANPENESLRSHFYSSKRVPTLPLTVQK, from the exons ATGGAGTGTTTGCTTGCTACATTGTTACCAGCCCCAAATCCAAACATGGCCAGTTGCCATGTACTGGTTATTGAAC TCGGTAAAATTCAAAAGCAATCATCCTACAAATCATCCACCGGTCGGTGCCGAACGCCCTACGATAGTTCTAGCAGCTATCGGACCGGTTCGGGGGTGGTTTGTCGCATCACGGAACCGCCGATGGACGATACGACCAACTCGTCCACCTTTTCCTCGCTGGAGTACGGTTGCAGtagtggcggcggtggcagcagcagcagcagcagcagcacgaccaGCAGCAACCACAGCACAGGGATCGGCTGTGACACCAGCCCCGAATGCAGCGACCAGCTGGACAGCATCGACACGACGGAGGACGGCAGCACGTCCGGGCCACGGTTGCGCAGCCGCCGGTCGATGAGCGTTTCGTCGAGCGGATGTTCCAGCTCGATGGACGATCGCAACTTTGACTTTTCACCCCTGGGAAGCATCATCAGCTGTCG GTGCAACTCGTACAGCATGTCCGActtcgatgatgatggtttccGCGAGGACAGTAGCGTATCGTCGGCGCACGGTGGCGGTGCCCTTTCCGGCTCCCGATCGTACCAGTCGCATCATCCGctgcatcaccaccaccagaacGTACCGCACCATCCGCGCAATCACAAGGGGCTGTTTGATATCGCGCTGAAAACGGTCAAGCTGATCCGGCGCAACCAGGAGCTGCAGGTGCGGCTGGCCCAGCTGCAGGAGGAAACGAGCGCGTTCATCGACTCGGTCATGGCGAATCCGGAGAACGAATCGCTGCGGTCCCATTTCTACAGCAGTAAACGCGTCCCGACGCTACCGCTGACGGTGCAGAAGTGA